From Pseudodesulfovibrio nedwellii:
GTTCTCCAGCATGCGCGTATTGACCGAATACGATCGTGTTGTCGGCAACGATTATGGGAAGACAGGGCAGTCTGCGGGCTGGGTGGAGATGGATTTTGTCAGGATGTTGTGCAGCCAGTTTTGTCAGGAATTGGTGCGATGATGCGATTTCATCGGTAATTCCTTGAATGGATATGCCGAATCTGAGTGCCTTGAGAAAGGAGAATGTCCATTTTGAACCGTGCTCTGGATCAATGGTGATGATATCCAATCGTTTAAATTCCGGTTTACGGATGGCTGTCTTGAGGCCGTTGCGATGGGCTTTTGACTTTGCAAACGCGCCATATACGGCTGCATGGAGGATGATTCTCCTTTTTGCAGCAGCAAACAGTCCCGGCGTGTTCAATGCGTCGATTCCTGCGACGATTTCCATTTCTTTTTCACCTCACGGTATGCGTTCGGTTGGCAATGACCTCGTCATTGAAAATTCCGAACTCGACCTCCATGGATGCTCTTGCGAAAGCGGCCCTCAAAAAGGGAAGGTGTGTGCCGCTTGCATCCTGCAGATGCAGTGATAGGCGCTGGCTATTTTTTTTGTTCGCCGATCACATCGCGTTTGCTTTGCATGGAGGAAGAGTCCGGGGTCTTCATCAATCGTTGTCTTAGTTAGAGATACAAGTCTCTTTCACCTGCTTCGATACGAGTGAGCCTGTCCGTAAGTACTTTTTTCTGTTTGAGATCAGCGTATCCTTCAATTTCACGGGCAATGAGAGCTTCTCCCGCTTTTTTGGTCTCTTCGGAAGCGTAATCCATAAGGTATTCTTTGAAGGTGAGTATCCCGTTCGGCAGACAGAAGTTCTGGATGAAACCTGTTTTTGCCAGTTCCATGAAATGCTCACCTGTGCGGCCCAGGCGATAACAGGCTGTACACCAGGACGGGACATAGTCGTGTTCACCTGCGATGGAACGGATGACTTCATCCAGACTGCGACTGTCACCAACACAGAATTGCTGGACGCCGGGTCTGTCATATTCCGGGTCGCTGTATGCGCCGGGGTAGGTGCGGGAACCTGCGGAAATCTGAGAAACACCCATTTGCAAGAGTTCGGCTCGGAATTCGGCAGTTTCGCGGGTGGTCAGTATCAGGCCGGTATACGGGACGGCTATGCGAAGGACGGCCACGATTTTCTTGAATTCATGGTCAGTGGTCGGATACGGCGGGTTGTAGGACATATCCGATCCAAGGGCTGGCTCTAGTCTAGGGAAGGAGATAGTGTGAGGCCCGACTCCCCAATCCCTTTCAAGCTGAAGGGCATGATGGAGAAGTCCCAGAACTTCGTACGTGGTGTCATACAGTCCGAAAAGCGCACCCATACCGACATCGTCAATACCGGCCTCCTGAGCGCGGTGCATGGCGTGCAATCTCCACAGATAGTCCGTCTTGCGACCTGCCATGTGGACCTTTTCATATGTTGGTACGTGGTATGTTTCTTGAAAACACTGGTAGGTGCCAATACCGACTTCATGCAGCGTTTTGAAGCCTTCAACATCCAGCGGCGCACAGTTGATATTGACCCGGCGGATTTCACCGCTTTTTGCCGAGGTCACGGAGTAAACGTCGCGAACAGTCTGGGCAATCCACTCGGCATTGTATTTGGGGTGCTCGCCGTACACGAGTAACAGGCGTTTGTGCCCTTGATCTTCCAGAACTGTCACTTCCTCATGGATTGCTTCGGGTGTAAGTGTCCTGCGCTCCAGATCCTTGTTAGTGGCCTTGAAACCACAATATGCGCACTGATTGACACATTCATTCGAAATGTACAGAGGGGCGAAAAGCACCAGTCGGTTACCATAAATGCCCTTTTTAATTGTCATGGCGGTTTGGAAAATTTCCTCATCCAGTTCTTTGTTCGTGTTCTTTAACAAAACAGCGGCTTCAAACGGGGTGAGTCCTTTGCGCTCCAACCCTTTGGCAAGAATATCCCGGACCAGTCCCGGATCGGGGTTTTCCGCTTTTTCCATTTCGGAACGGATAACGGTATCGTCGATAAAATTTTCCAAACCGGTGCCTAACGTACTGTCCTGTTTCATGGCCCTTACTCCCTTGGTTATACCAATAGTGATTTGACTTGAACGCCATCGAGCATGCCGAGTTTGCCCGTCAGGGCTCCAACTTCGTCGGTGGTCGCTTCAATGATCAGATCGATGATGTTCACGCCTCTGTCTTTGAAAGGCAGGCCCATGCGTCCAACGATAATTTCTCCATGGTCGCTGAGTATATCGTTTACCGCTGGGGCTGCTTTGAACCTGTCTTTGATGATGATGCCGATAATTCCCAATCGCTTTTCCATACGAATTCCTTTTTCGGTCATTGATCTCACAGTGCAGGAGAAAGCCCGGCTTAGCACTTCCGGGCGATCTGCAGACGGGGGATAGGGGGGAGCTTTAAGACGTCGGTCTGCTTGTGGAAAGCGGGTAGAGTCTCGATGGCTCCACCCTGTGGTTCAGGCTAACCCTTACCGCAGGCAGATTTTCTCCGATTGGAGGTGTTCTGGAAAGAAGTGATAAGAGAAAAAAGGACACGAATCAAGAAAAAGTTGCACTTAGTGTATAACTTTTTTAAAATAGTATTACGAAATTTAGACAAAAAGAATGCCCAAGGAAAGGGACTGTTCTCAAGAGAGGCGTCAAATGGTGTGGGAAAAAAAGATGAGAAAAAGAAGCGTGTGCCCTTGGATCAGAGATATCCTAGCCGCAGGTTAACGCTGTTGGCGTTTTAGAAGTTTAACTTGAAGCCTTTATCTTTGAGGATGGCAATCTTTGCGCTACGATCAATATAATGCGTGTGCAGTAGGTGGTGGGACATGTGTCCACACGGGCCTTCGTGCAGGAAGCCGTCTTTCTTGTCGTAGATTTTCTTGATCATGGGATTGTCCTGAGACTTCCTGATCGCGTAAATCTTGGAGTTGGCGTCAGCATCATATACGGATTTTTGGCGCAGTCCTACGAAACTCATGGAGCTAGCTACAGCTTCTTTTGTGATGTTCATCCCAAGTACGGCGTATCCGGTCATGATACCGCAGGCTTTGATGAAACCGCGTCTGTTCATTATCATATCTTGTTTCTCCTTATGCCGTGACCTTACGTGCTCGGAAGCGTTTATTAATCTGGGCTACCGTGCTTCTGAACAGGGAGGCCTGAATTTCTGGATCAAGAGGCTGACCTCCACCGTTCACACAACCGCCGGGACAGGTCATGATTTCAATGAAGTGGTATGGCGATTTGCCGGCCCTGACTTCATCGCAGAGCTTGGCGGCGTTATCGAGTCCACTTGCCACGGCGATTTTTACGGTGCCGAAACCGGGTACCTTGACGTCAGCGGTGTTGATGCCTTCGTGGGTACGAACGACCTTGATGTTTGGGTCGCTCAATTTCTTGCCGGAAAGCACTTCATAGGCCAGCCTGAGGGCCGCTTCCATGACGCCGCCGCTGGTGCCGAAAATGGTGGCTGCGCCGGTGGAGTCGCCCAGAACCGCATCGGGTTTCTGATCTGGCAGGCTGTTGAAGTTGATGCCCGCAGTCTTGATCATGTACGCCAGTTCGCGGGTATTGATGGTAGCATCAGTGTCCCGGAAGCCACTGTCGGCCAGTTCCGGTCTGAGGCCTTCATATTTCTTGGCGATACAGGGCATGATGGATACCGTGTAGATCTTCTTGGCTTCGGTGTGCGTTTCATGTGCGCCGTATGTCTTGGCCAGAGGTCCCAACATGCCGATGGGTGATTTACAACTGGACAGATTTGGCATCAGGTCCGGGTAGAAGGTTTCGGTGAACTTGACCCAACCGGGACAGCAGGACGTGAACTGAGGCAGGGGGCGTGCGCCTTCCTTGCCCTGTTCCTGAACACGCTGAATGAGTTCGGTGCCTTCTTCCATGATGGTCACGTCAGCGGTAAACTCGTTATCCCAGATGTAGTTGAAGCCGAGCTGGCGTAATGCCGTGTGCATTTTCCCGCCGACATAGGTACCGGTCGCAGCGCCAAAGCACTCACCCAGACCATAGCGAACGGCCGGAGCGGGCATGGACACGACGATAGTGTCAGGGGCTTTGAGTTTTTCAAAGACTTCGTCGACATATGAAACGCCTTCGTAGATGGCGCCATACGGACAACTGGTCAGGCACTGTCCGCAGTTCATGCAGGCTGCCGGATCAACAACTTGACGAATACCGTCTTCATTAATGGATTGGATTGCACCAGTGGCGCAAACTTCTTCGCATGAACCGCAGGCTTCACACTTTGTGGCATCAACTTGGACAAAGTAGATGCTGTCCGGGTCGACCCCCTTGGGTGCGTTGTTTTGGTACATGACGCCTTCAATCAGTTTCATTGTTCCCTCCTTGTTCGGGTGGACTGAAGAAAGGTCGACCGGTGTAACGACCGGTGACGACTTTGGTGTGCATCCAGACATTGGATACCCTCCTTTGTTAACAAGGGTATAAAATACCTTTATTAACACGAAATTAGAAATAGTAACACTATACGGCTACTATTTTAAAAAACATAGTCATGTCAAGGCTCGTGTTTTTGGCTGAATGCAAAAGTGGTGTGTTTGCGTACATTTTGCGAGGCGGTTTCTTTTTGATACCGTTAAAAACATGTAAAACGGTCTAGAAGTGCTCGGAGATTTGCGTACACTCCGCATGCACGTTTTGTGAGGACTTTGTTTGAAAGGTGATTCATTTAAATTTTGATTATCTTCACTCTGGCTAGAGACCGGTTTCGTTATATTGGTGAAGTCGTTGTTCGGGTCAGGGGATTAAATACCATTTAGAGGAAGGAGATTTTAATGACTTCTATAGTTTCTGAACCAGTGACTGTTATGCCCATAGAGCGGAAGGACGGTACCTATGCCCTCCGTCTTTGTCTTAATCAGGGGTTGCTGACTCCCGGTATGACCAGAAGTGTTATGGAAATCATGGAGACGTATCCCGGTGTGACGCTTCGCGCCACCACCGGCCAGCGTATGAATTTGGAAGGAGTTCCCAAGGGAAAACTTGACGAAATCGTGTCCACTCTCGGCGTGTCGATTCCCAAGTGTCCCCCCGGTGTTTCTGTTTGTCCGGGCGGTGAACTGTGTAAATATGGTCAGCAGAATACCCGTGAGATGGGCGACCGTCTGCTTGAGGTGGTCAAGGCCAATGGCCCGTATCCTTTCAAGGTAAAGAGTGGCGTTTCGGGTTGTGGCATGGCCTGTAGCTTGAGCTTTGTGCGTGATATCGGTCTTGTGGGAATTGCCAAGGGGTGGAACGTTATTTATGGCGGTTCTGCTCGCCACCGTGCTGCCCCCGGCTTGCGCCTCGCTAAAGGGGTTTCGGACGATGAAGCATTGGCTATCATCGCAAAAGCACTGGTTTATTATCGTGATACCGCCAAAAAAGGTGAACGCATCGGGATGATGGTACGTCGATTGGGTCACGATGTTGTGGCTGACGCCCTGAAATAACTGACAGCTTCAGAAAACAAGAAACGCCCCTGAGCATATCCGTGCTCAGGGGCGTTTCATTATATCTGGGGGAAACAGCAGTACTGTGTGCTGCTACATGCTGTATTGATACTTCACGGCTGTCTTCATCGTGAATGTCTGCCCCTGAATGATC
This genomic window contains:
- the hydG gene encoding [FeFe] hydrogenase H-cluster radical SAM maturase HydG; amino-acid sequence: MKQDSTLGTGLENFIDDTVIRSEMEKAENPDPGLVRDILAKGLERKGLTPFEAAVLLKNTNKELDEEIFQTAMTIKKGIYGNRLVLFAPLYISNECVNQCAYCGFKATNKDLERRTLTPEAIHEEVTVLEDQGHKRLLLVYGEHPKYNAEWIAQTVRDVYSVTSAKSGEIRRVNINCAPLDVEGFKTLHEVGIGTYQCFQETYHVPTYEKVHMAGRKTDYLWRLHAMHRAQEAGIDDVGMGALFGLYDTTYEVLGLLHHALQLERDWGVGPHTISFPRLEPALGSDMSYNPPYPTTDHEFKKIVAVLRIAVPYTGLILTTRETAEFRAELLQMGVSQISAGSRTYPGAYSDPEYDRPGVQQFCVGDSRSLDEVIRSIAGEHDYVPSWCTACYRLGRTGEHFMELAKTGFIQNFCLPNGILTFKEYLMDYASEETKKAGEALIAREIEGYADLKQKKVLTDRLTRIEAGERDLYL
- a CDS encoding TM1266 family iron-only hydrogenase system putative regulator — protein: MTEKGIRMEKRLGIIGIIIKDRFKAAPAVNDILSDHGEIIVGRMGLPFKDRGVNIIDLIIEATTDEVGALTGKLGMLDGVQVKSLLV
- a CDS encoding iron hydrogenase small subunit encodes the protein MIMNRRGFIKACGIMTGYAVLGMNITKEAVASSMSFVGLRQKSVYDADANSKIYAIRKSQDNPMIKKIYDKKDGFLHEGPCGHMSHHLLHTHYIDRSAKIAILKDKGFKLNF
- a CDS encoding [FeFe] hydrogenase, group A, whose product is MKLIEGVMYQNNAPKGVDPDSIYFVQVDATKCEACGSCEEVCATGAIQSINEDGIRQVVDPAACMNCGQCLTSCPYGAIYEGVSYVDEVFEKLKAPDTIVVSMPAPAVRYGLGECFGAATGTYVGGKMHTALRQLGFNYIWDNEFTADVTIMEEGTELIQRVQEQGKEGARPLPQFTSCCPGWVKFTETFYPDLMPNLSSCKSPIGMLGPLAKTYGAHETHTEAKKIYTVSIMPCIAKKYEGLRPELADSGFRDTDATINTRELAYMIKTAGINFNSLPDQKPDAVLGDSTGAATIFGTSGGVMEAALRLAYEVLSGKKLSDPNIKVVRTHEGINTADVKVPGFGTVKIAVASGLDNAAKLCDEVRAGKSPYHFIEIMTCPGGCVNGGGQPLDPEIQASLFRSTVAQINKRFRARKVTA
- a CDS encoding nitrite reductase, with the translated sequence MTSIVSEPVTVMPIERKDGTYALRLCLNQGLLTPGMTRSVMEIMETYPGVTLRATTGQRMNLEGVPKGKLDEIVSTLGVSIPKCPPGVSVCPGGELCKYGQQNTREMGDRLLEVVKANGPYPFKVKSGVSGCGMACSLSFVRDIGLVGIAKGWNVIYGGSARHRAAPGLRLAKGVSDDEALAIIAKALVYYRDTAKKGERIGMMVRRLGHDVVADALK